A single genomic interval of Calditrichota bacterium harbors:
- a CDS encoding HNH endonuclease, protein MKALYSNCIFCGCDLDETNRSREHIVPQIIMGSFISQDVCRCCNSKLSEADKLILNDPRIIQAINCLELSDIQNNILRIGETIGTDTQDGAERRFHMKDGHPILIPKPSFTGERVADIDNTLPLLRTLLSRDKELNWPNEKAGRYIGEIVTPEFLKLKPHESIDLREAGYSIEMRQIGNIETHFPAISFQDHRLIAKIIYEISFYLLSPEIAESAMKDLDYYRDVAYGSIEREEGRLFTRSVELLNEPNYLHRIQISFSASSFLTVDIDLFASVNYHAIIRTDRTYPLPILNSRQVTAVGLGMTFNDTSNRHFAIRYFNDADWAVERFDDGEEQ, encoded by the coding sequence TTCATCAGTCAAGATGTCTGCAGATGCTGTAACAGCAAATTGAGCGAGGCGGATAAGCTTATACTGAATGATCCACGGATTATTCAAGCTATAAACTGTCTTGAACTTTCTGATATTCAAAATAACATCCTGAGAATAGGTGAAACCATAGGAACAGATACACAGGATGGCGCCGAAAGAAGGTTTCATATGAAGGATGGGCACCCTATACTTATTCCCAAGCCATCTTTTACGGGTGAAAGAGTCGCGGATATAGATAACACCTTGCCTCTACTGCGCACATTGTTATCCAGAGACAAGGAGCTGAATTGGCCAAACGAAAAGGCAGGCCGATACATCGGTGAAATCGTAACGCCAGAATTTCTCAAACTCAAGCCGCATGAGAGTATCGATCTTCGAGAAGCGGGATACTCAATCGAAATGAGGCAGATTGGAAACATAGAGACACATTTTCCTGCCATTTCGTTTCAAGATCATAGATTGATCGCTAAAATAATATACGAGATCAGTTTCTATCTGCTTTCGCCCGAGATCGCTGAGTCAGCGATGAAAGATCTTGACTATTATAGAGATGTAGCTTACGGAAGTATTGAAAGAGAAGAAGGCAGATTGTTTACAAGATCGGTGGAGCTTCTTAACGAACCCAACTATCTTCATAGGATTCAGATCTCATTCTCTGCCTCAAGCTTTCTTACGGTTGACATCGACCTCTTTGCAAGTGTAAACTATCACGCTATCATCAGAACTGATAGAACCTATCCGCTGCCAATTCTAAATTCCCGGCAGGTTACCGCTGTCGGGTTGGGGATGACCTTTAACGATACATCGAATAGACACTTTGCGATAAGGTACTTCAATGATGCAGATTGGGCGGTCGAAAGATTCGATGACGGAGAAGAACAGTGA
- the bzdO gene encoding benzoyl-CoA reductase, bzd-type, subunit O gives MSTYPTEPLKCWAKAKELRDNYYRDYATAHECGGLRWTGGAWSFDAIPAGLGRDVWPITGEPYGASMAFNKPFSQRALEAAEAKGWARDLCSYMRNYWGSMYLDEFNFGGKYPKPDFAFQDHICCSHAKWYQHVAEYKQIPYFCIDVSVGPYHLIDDHKLNFVVGQMHESIDFLERITGRRYDDELLIEAVQNETRATSAWAEVCALNKAIPAPLDEKTMYSLYVLGTLNKSKKEFADFYEELRDEVADRVARGIAAVPSERCRLMSDTQPPWGFLKIFRYLEGFGAVSVGSLYTFALIGIWEEKPDGSWGARTTPMALGLPMDTRDQALRILADWNLSKPEWQHFYDASLKSKMMLRIVKEWKLDGVMLHLNRGCEGLSCGIMENRLAIAEAGVPVMTFEGNMGDEREFDEAKTKDRMDAFMETLGLRN, from the coding sequence ATGTCCACCTACCCCACCGAACCCCTGAAGTGCTGGGCTAAAGCCAAGGAACTTCGGGATAACTACTATCGCGACTACGCCACCGCCCACGAGTGCGGCGGGTTGCGCTGGACCGGCGGCGCTTGGTCGTTCGACGCCATCCCCGCCGGGCTAGGGCGCGACGTCTGGCCCATCACCGGCGAGCCTTACGGCGCGTCGATGGCCTTCAACAAGCCATTCAGCCAGCGCGCCCTCGAAGCCGCCGAAGCCAAGGGCTGGGCGCGCGATCTCTGCAGTTATATGCGCAACTACTGGGGGTCGATGTATCTCGACGAGTTCAACTTCGGCGGGAAGTATCCGAAGCCCGACTTCGCCTTTCAGGATCATATCTGCTGCTCCCACGCCAAGTGGTATCAGCATGTCGCGGAATACAAGCAGATCCCCTACTTTTGTATCGACGTTTCGGTCGGTCCCTATCACCTGATCGACGACCACAAACTGAACTTCGTCGTCGGGCAGATGCACGAGTCGATTGACTTCCTCGAGCGCATCACCGGCCGCCGCTACGACGACGAACTGCTGATCGAAGCGGTGCAGAACGAGACGCGAGCCACCTCCGCCTGGGCCGAGGTCTGTGCCCTCAACAAGGCGATCCCGGCACCGCTCGACGAAAAGACGATGTATTCGCTCTACGTCCTCGGGACGCTCAACAAGTCGAAGAAGGAGTTCGCCGACTTCTACGAGGAATTGCGGGACGAGGTTGCCGACCGCGTGGCGCGCGGCATCGCTGCCGTTCCGAGCGAGCGTTGCCGGCTGATGTCCGATACCCAGCCGCCGTGGGGCTTCTTGAAGATATTCCGCTACCTCGAAGGCTTCGGCGCGGTCTCGGTCGGGAGCCTTTACACCTTCGCCCTAATCGGCATCTGGGAAGAGAAGCCGGACGGCAGTTGGGGCGCGCGGACAACTCCGATGGCCCTCGGCTTGCCGATGGATACCCGCGATCAGGCGCTCCGGATACTGGCGGACTGGAACCTCTCCAAACCCGAATGGCAGCATTTCTATGACGCAAGTTTGAAGTCGAAGATGATGCTGCGGATCGTCAAGGAATGGAAACTCGACGGCGTCATGCTGCACCTGAATCGCGGCTGCGAAGGCCTCTCCTGCGGCATAATGGAAAACCGCCTCGCCATCGCCGAAGCCGGCGTGCCGGTGATGACCTTCGAAGGCAATATGGGCGACGAGCGGGAGTTCGACGAAGCGAAGACCAAAGACCGCATGGATGCGTTCATGGAGACGCTGGGACTTAGGAATTAA
- a CDS encoding CoA activase, with protein MITAGLDLGSKTTKVVILRDGEVLARVKRFSGFEQEVVAAEALREACALAGIAESELSRIAATGAGRRVAPFAQDLLTEVGAAARGAIARNDAVRTVLDVGAEEGRAILVNPDGRVKDFAVNEKCAAGAGTFIESMSRALEVKLEEFGPLALTSQQAVPMNAQCAVFAESEVVSLLHARTPKQDIARAVLDAIASRIVSMARRVSITPAVVLMGGMAHNTGFIVSLKRTLEMEIEILSDPEFVPAEGAAFHAAERFAEAEVPAVA; from the coding sequence TTGATTACAGCCGGACTTGACCTGGGGTCGAAGACCACCAAGGTCGTCATCCTGCGCGACGGCGAAGTGCTGGCTCGCGTGAAGCGGTTTTCGGGGTTCGAACAAGAGGTCGTCGCGGCTGAAGCCTTGCGGGAAGCCTGCGCCCTCGCTGGCATCGCCGAGAGCGAACTGTCCCGTATCGCGGCAACCGGAGCCGGCCGCCGGGTAGCGCCATTCGCGCAGGATCTCCTGACCGAGGTAGGCGCCGCGGCGCGGGGCGCCATCGCTCGCAACGACGCAGTGCGCACTGTGCTCGACGTTGGAGCCGAGGAAGGACGCGCCATTCTGGTCAATCCCGACGGCCGGGTGAAGGACTTTGCGGTCAATGAGAAGTGCGCCGCCGGAGCGGGCACGTTTATCGAGTCGATGTCGCGCGCCCTCGAAGTGAAACTCGAGGAGTTCGGCCCGCTCGCGCTGACTTCGCAGCAGGCGGTGCCGATGAATGCCCAATGCGCAGTATTCGCCGAGAGCGAGGTGGTATCGCTGCTCCACGCCCGGACGCCGAAGCAGGACATCGCTCGCGCAGTGCTCGACGCCATCGCCAGCCGCATCGTCTCGATGGCCCGGCGAGTCAGCATCACACCGGCGGTCGTGCTAATGGGAGGGATGGCTCACAATACCGGCTTCATTGTATCGCTGAAGCGGACGCTCGAGATGGAGATCGAAATCCTATCCGATCCTGAGTTTGTCCCGGCCGAGGGAGCCGCGTTCCACGCCGCCGAGCGCTTTGCCGAAGCCGAAGTGCCGGCGGTGGCGTAG
- the bzdQ gene encoding benzoyl-CoA reductase, bzd-type, subunit Q: protein MSVEYWRWKEYNWRNEAVDPRGGGILSGGVDVGSVSSQAVVLYEGNLYAYSNMRTGSDSPDSARKAFEWALEGTGLQVGDIPFIVGTGYGRVNVPFAHKAITEIACHARGANYMYGPAVRTLLDMGGQDCKAIRCDERGKVTNFLMNDKCAAGTGRGMEVFADLLAIPIEQVGEMSFQVESEPTPVSSTCVVFAKTEAAGLLRSGWPKNLVLAAYCSAMAHRVVSLIERLGMEGGFAITGGIAKNSGVVRRLEKELGVTSMTSSYDTQIAGALGAALFAKALLEKGLGLKA, encoded by the coding sequence ATGTCAGTCGAATACTGGCGGTGGAAGGAATACAACTGGCGCAACGAAGCGGTCGATCCGCGCGGCGGAGGCATCCTCTCCGGAGGCGTCGATGTCGGATCGGTCTCATCGCAGGCGGTGGTGCTCTACGAAGGCAATCTCTACGCCTACAGCAATATGCGCACCGGCTCCGACTCGCCTGACAGCGCCCGCAAGGCGTTCGAGTGGGCGCTCGAAGGCACGGGACTGCAGGTTGGCGATATCCCCTTCATTGTCGGCACCGGTTACGGGCGGGTCAATGTGCCGTTTGCTCATAAAGCCATCACCGAGATTGCCTGTCATGCCCGCGGTGCCAATTATATGTATGGCCCGGCTGTCCGGACGCTGCTCGATATGGGCGGGCAGGACTGCAAGGCGATCCGCTGCGACGAACGGGGCAAGGTGACGAACTTCCTGATGAACGACAAGTGCGCTGCCGGGACCGGACGCGGGATGGAAGTCTTTGCCGATTTACTCGCAATCCCCATTGAGCAGGTCGGCGAAATGTCGTTCCAGGTCGAGAGCGAGCCGACGCCGGTCTCTTCGACCTGTGTCGTCTTCGCCAAGACCGAAGCCGCCGGGCTGCTCCGGTCCGGCTGGCCGAAGAACCTTGTCCTCGCGGCCTACTGCTCGGCGATGGCGCATCGCGTCGTTTCGCTGATCGAGCGGCTCGGTATGGAAGGCGGGTTCGCGATCACCGGCGGCATTGCCAAGAACAGCGGCGTCGTCCGGCGCCTCGAAAAGGAACTCGGCGTTACCTCGATGACCAGTTCCTACGACACTCAGATCGCGGGTGCGCTCGGCGCGGCACTATTTGCGAAGGCGCTGCTTGAGAAGGGCTTGGGGCTCAAGGCTTAG
- a CDS encoding four helix bundle protein, protein MMSRDYRKLRVFRSAQSLALMVYESTRLFPNEELFGATNQLRRAALSVPTNSVEGSHRTSRGDCLRFLDVAMGSLAETGYLIDFAASLGHLPQDKRDNLLAQ, encoded by the coding sequence ATGATGTCAAGGGACTACCGGAAACTTCGGGTATTTCGATCGGCGCAAAGTCTTGCCCTTATGGTCTATGAATCGACCAGACTATTTCCAAATGAAGAGTTGTTCGGAGCAACGAACCAATTGCGCCGGGCAGCGCTATCAGTTCCAACTAACTCCGTTGAGGGCTCTCATCGCACCAGTCGCGGAGATTGCTTGAGATTCCTCGACGTTGCGATGGGGTCGCTTGCAGAAACTGGATACCTGATCGACTTCGCTGCCAGTCTCGGCCATTTGCCGCAAGACAAACGGGACAATCTGCTTGCCCAATAG
- a CDS encoding ferredoxin yields the protein MIANYGYTDGSGSYYITIDTDRCATCAEHSCTQACPVGMFVVEPDDYDDDVASIGTTFRHNIKYACAPCKPVANRPPLPCAAACKAGAISHSW from the coding sequence ATGATCGCCAACTACGGCTACACCGATGGATCGGGCAGTTACTACATCACTATCGACACCGACCGATGTGCCACCTGCGCCGAACACTCCTGCACCCAAGCCTGTCCGGTTGGGATGTTCGTCGTCGAGCCGGACGACTATGACGATGACGTCGCCTCGATAGGCACCACCTTCCGGCACAACATCAAGTATGCCTGCGCACCCTGCAAGCCGGTAGCAAATCGGCCGCCGCTGCCTTGCGCAGCGGCTTGCAAAGCCGGCGCAATAAGCCACTCGTGGTAG